In Glycine soja cultivar W05 chromosome 10, ASM419377v2, whole genome shotgun sequence, the genomic stretch AAGCAACAATTCTTCCCTGTAATTTCATCAAAGTGTCTTGAGTAGAAGCATTtatcaaaaaagaaacaaacacaacaaaactATTGAAACTTGTAGAATGAGCCAAAAGAGCAACTTCACATTTTATTGGTCAAAATGAGTCATTGAAATAGTTAATCATTGAATCTGTTAGCAGATTACATCTTTAAGCTCTTAATGAGGGAATATCCTCTGCCAAGGCCATCAATGTAAGCAGATCTGAACAGTTTGATCAGCACATTGAGTTTCAGGTAATGTCAGTGAACTAACAGCAAtgtcaataattattttcaagggaAGGATAGtttctgttttttgtttacttcacatatttatagttacTCTCTCTTCCGTAAGCACCTAAAATGAAGGGAATGCCAAACTCTGGTCCCTTGCATAAAAGGAATTCCATTCCATGAAATCACGAATTTCTACTCCACATATGTCATACAAATTTCttgtttttaacataaaaaaaaaactaaacaactGACCATCCACATCCACACAACGCACACCATAAATGTCACCCATGCTTTTTATTTCTTAAGCTTTATTCAAGGAATAGACTTAGTTCCACCATAGACCACTTGCATCTCGGAGTAGTACCACAGGAAGTTGATAAAACAAAACACTAAAGACAATTGGGACATTTTACTCTACTATCTTTGATAACTTTTCCTATCCCCAGGACATGACAATGGAGCATCTCAATAACGGATAATAATGGCATAATGAAAGACATAAGTGCATGcatgataataatttaataatttgatgttttaattTGCATACTGGTAATTTTGTTATTAGTAAAATCAGATTGTAAACTTGCATACTCTGACTCATGGGCagaacatgtctcttgccaacaaaactaaaaatattaaatactaattTAAAGTATTTTGAAGCAGGAAAGTGAAATGAGAAACtgatagaaacaaaaaatttgttGAACGGCATGAAAATAGCAGAAAGAATTGTCTTCCAAGGGATTCCCTTCCACAAAGAGTTTCCCCTTTCATACAAATTTCCTTATGCTCAGAATGAATCCTTCCATCCTCATTCCCACTATTTAACTGACAGATCCCCTCTAACAAACTGTCCGTAACTATTTGTTACTTCCCTTCTGTCCTAACAGAGAGGACTCACCGTCTCACCCCTTCATGCTCAAGAGGATACAGATTTCACATAACACCCAACTCAATGATCCATCAATTTAAATTGAGTGGGCAGACAACGCTTACAAATTCAGAAATTTGCAATCTTTTATTTGGGCCAAGTTGAATTCACTTACAAACTCAGACATGTTTTAAATCCTAAGTTCCTGGCACTTGCGCACATAACAGGAAGTTTTGTGGTTGCTGCAACAAATCAACTTATATCTTAACTGAGTACTGACACTTTAATGGGGAAGGGGAGGAAAAAAGATAGAAATCCTTTGAAGATGCAAACAGAGAAGAattgtctccacatgtcatGCACACTCATGTATTTATGAACCAAAGACATGAGATACCTCAGCCCTACTAATGCATAACTGGACAAACTTACAACAGCACATCAAACAGAGAACAAAGAAATAAATCCATCATCAATTTAATCCTCCCATGGACAATAGCAATAGAGAATTCCATCATTTGGATAGGACAGTTTAGCACTCTCAAAAACGCAATAGACTGGAGTTCTCAAAATTGGAGAAGACAATAACAAACAGCTAAATGTGAATTCAGAATCATATACTTCAGAAAAGACAGAAGACACATAGACTGAGCGACATGCACCTGTTATGGATGAAAGCATGTCATTGCAACTTAGGCGGGTATCACATAAGGAAACCAAGAGACTGGCCCCCCATTCGCTGAAAAGtggaaataagaaaaatatataaagtgaaCATTTGCCAAACTAAAACAACATTGAAGAACACAAGCAAAAGAACAAgataaaaaccttttgaagttTAGTTGATGAATGCCCATGGTAAGAATCATCTGAACAAAACCAGTAATCATTTCTCATATCAAGGATCCACTTTAATTGTGAAAATTACTAGAACAAAGTAAGAAATACCTCATCAATGTGCATCTTAACCATTCTAAGTACAAGAGGTGCACTGACATGATCCAAGTATGATATTGGAGATAGAAGAGCTGCAGCCTCAACCTTTTCTACTATCTCCGGTTGAGTGAAGGCAGCCAAAGATATAATTGTCCCCTATGGAGGATGGGAAACATAAAATGTATGCTATAGCAACCACCAAATAGCAAGTGAAAAGGTCAATGTCAAGAATTATAAATACCTGTGAATGCCCAACTACAAATATCTTTGAGTTTGTTACTGAATTAATGTAATTGATCATTTCCGCAACATCATACAGGGCTAATTCCTGCCAACTCCAATCTCAAAATTGCTACAAATGAACCAAAGCTCAATTAGTCACATGACTCACATCACAGATATGGTGAAATGTATTACAAACTTGAACTCCAACTGTTTCACCAAAGATAATAAGGTGCtaacaaaatgaaaagtttCAATTTAATTGTTGATTTTGTAACTAAAAATTTCAGTACCGACTACGGAACTTCCAATGCTAAATTTTCTGTTTTATCAAACACGTCCCTAGTGACTCTTAGAGAGAAAAGAAGCAATCAGCCTCAtttgttgaaaataataaaacaataataactaaGCAAACAACTGACAGGCACTCAATAAATTTTACAACACAGAAGGATAAAGTAAGCTATCCacctttttcttctctaatAAAGATATATGTCCATGGCTCCAGCGTGTTCCACGCACGTTTCCTACCCAAACATCAAAACCATGATCTGCAAGTATGAAGCCAAGTGATTGTTCCGGAGTATTTAGAAACCATGCATCACCTGCCTGATCGCATCAAACAGCATCAACAAATCACAGTTGAGATTCAATGAAAtggtttaaaactaaaaaatgaatttgacaCTTACAAGAATTAAAGAACTCTCACTCCCCTAAAAAAGTCAAAGGTTAAAACATGATACGAATGTATCGAGTTGAATAAACCTATAATTTGGTCCTCCAAGCATTACCCTCTCTCCTAAGTAGTCCTTAAGGTAATAATATAAGTAATCCCTCATGTATTGAATATTGATCAATCTAGTTCCTAAATTGCTATATTTAACTAGCATTCAGTGGCcaatttgaaggattttttttaatatttggagAACTACTCAGCATGATTTCTAGTAATCGAGGAACTACTTAAGTActtacataattttattttttttaccttaaaagGACCATGTAGGAGAGAGAGTAATACTTTGAGATGAAATTGAGGTTTTACTCGTTTTGAGTTTGGTATAAAGGAGAAAAGCTTTGACACTATCCCAAACACAGCCCAAAAACCGTGCAAATAAGACAATGGACTGTAGCTACAACAACATTTGTAAACTTCCTAGTCATCAGTTACAGTGGAAACTTATAATAGACGGTGAAATCCACAAGTCAAAGCCAATTGAGTTAAAATAGGAAACGGAACGGGTTCAATTGAAAACGAAAAAGCAATATATTGTAGTGTAGTTAACACATTTATTGCATTGTGATGAATGGGAAGAGTAAAATGAGGAGGTGACCATGAATAATCCATGCAGAAGCAGAACCGGAGGGCCTCGATCTCCATGGTTCCGAAGCcgaagggaagaagaagaagacacaCGCTGAAGACCTAACAAGAAACCATCCTTGGTTTGAAtctgaaacaaaacaaaacaaaagaaaggagtccgttattcaattttgagattAACTGTAAACAGAAACAGAACGGAACGGTATATGATATATGAAAATGAGGTATAGTAGAATTGTGATGCGGAGTggatgaaaagagagaagaagctTGGATTATGGAGTTAAAGAGAGTACCGTATACTCGGAGCAGGGGTAACCGGAGGGGATAATGAGCTCTTCACACAAACTACCGCCGTCGAAGCTCTGAACATTTCCCAAGAGTATGGAAACAGTTATGgcgatcatcatcatcatcatcatccccTATTGTGATGTTATTCCCAATCATATAATGCTGGTTGGACCATCCATAATAAGATCGCGTGGGGGTTAAAAACACCTACTACGAACTATTCGCTCTATCGTATGGAATGGcaagaaaaaaattggtaaaTATAGATATAATAAATACGGTATAGGTTAACAAAACTTCTTCTGCTGTCCTTTCTTTCTGTTATTCAGCATCCTCATAGGACCCATAATCACTTCAAACACACTCAATTCCGTTAGCTCTCGCAACCATTGAAATTGGATGAGTTTCCGTTGTATGTATTTTTGTTGCAATTTTCGAAGAAGATTGATTGCAGAAGTTTCATGGAACATTGTGCTCCGTAGAAACTATAAATGGTTTCGGTCAGCCAACTAAATAACTGCTACCATTTACCAGTgatgaatttttttgaaaacgCGCACTTGAGGGCAGTGAAGGAAGAATTAGACCTGTTAATCCAGCTTCTCCATCTTCACCCATTCTggccttttttattattattaattttcgtGCTCCCAACATTTTCCAACGCGACAAAtctcttattttatattatagtgAATTATTAGGCTTCAATaattatagaaaagaaaaaatctccGACTCTACTCTATACTACTAACAGTTTGGTGTATATACAGGACTCTCTATTATTGGtccatgtatttattttttttaattttaaaactcaaaatatCTTTCTGCCTTTCCTCTCCTCCTTCTCACTAGTATGGGTAAGCATAAAAACGTGCCCTTACCGGTAACCAAGACTTGtcctcataaaataaatataatatttatataaaatacaacTATGTGTctatgaaatatgaaatttcCTGAATTATGATTCAAATGTTGAAtcgtgatatatatatatatatatatatatatatatatatatatatatatatatatatatatatatatatatcacgttttatttgaaaataatcaattttaatcgttaaattaaaatattttaaatttaaattaaagttttatttaatagtaaaatatttatcaaataagaaatcaaatattttaaaaatttaactaatattatcttaaaatatctcAAATCTGTCATTACCATCTCAACTGTTGTCGCCACATTACCatcatcataattattatcACCTCAATTATTGTCATCACCATAAATGTTATCGCCATTACTTTCACTaccaacaccaccaccaccaccatcatcgtCGTCATGATCATCGTTGTTAACGACAACTGTGTAAATCATGTTGGTGGTGATAATAACAGTAATTATGACAACAATCACAATAGTGATGATTATTGTGGTACCGATCTtgatacaaattaatttttttataaaagacaaataaaatattttagatatttaatttcctatttggtaaattttttagagattttacggttaaataaaatttaaatttaaaatgatttacgtatatatacatacatatatataaccaTTCAACTTTACTTAGTTACATAGATAATTAAGATTAGTCAAGATTAACTATTCTCGCCTCTTGTGATCGTGCTCTTATATGCTCACTTCTTGTTTAGCAAAATCATAACCTTCAAGGGTGTGTTTAGATTATAGTTGCATCCAACTAAACCCGCGTTAAATTCAATGCACAAATCACATAGCTTTTCCGTTTGTGCATTGGAATGTGTAATTTTTTCATTCAACGTGAATAGAACGCCTATCGAAACACACTCTAAGACTTgtatacataattttaaaactatgtTGATTTTGATGCCATGAAAATCGAATTAAATGAAGTCTGGATTCTTGATTTATGAACCAGAAAGGAAAGGAACCTCTGCTAGAGTTGGTAGGGAGATGTTGAgtttatggagagctaaatagGCAACGATACCAGCAGCATAACCTGCAAAAGCAAAGCCACTAATCTGCAAAAAGGAGACAAATGACTTCTGTCATAAATTACTTACAAACATCATATAAGTCTTATGTGTAGAGTAGGAAATACCTTTCGTAAGTACCAAAAGAAGTCCACCTTTTCCATCCCCATGAACGCAACTCCAGCAGCTGAGCCAATAATTAACATGGATCCACCAGTACCAGCACAAAATGCAATCAATTGCCAGAACTCAGAATCCTGAGGGAAAGAAGTGACATCATACATTCCCATTGTGGCAGCAACCAATGGAACATTGTCTATTACTGCAGATATGAGTCCAATAGTACTGGCAATCAGTTCACTACTTGGCACATGTGCATCAAGGTAGTTTGCTATTTCCCGAAGAATCCCAGCTGCCTCCAGGCTGCCAATATGATGGTTAAAATTGATCAAGTAAATCAGTTAACATGAATAATTTGGAAATTTAAACATATGCCATAATGTAATCACAGTTCATGCAAAAGAAAAGGTAAAACAGGTAATATATCATCTTTCCAGAAGGACTAGACTTTTGGGgtatcaaagtcatgtttgtataatttttttcataaacagTTTTAGAAGAAGCAattaagaaggaaaaatgaaataagctttttccataagctaaaattagcttatgcataagttaaaattagcttttGGAAAAGCTATATGAGAGAGCTTCAACAAATTAGCCTATGGGAGAAGCTTATatcattgttttttcttcattatggaaaagtttatccaaacaggaCCTTAATCGATTAAGTCATAGTAAGTGCTCTTCTACACAAAGGGACAATGACATATttgatgacattttttttattgatttaaatgCATGAACACTTTGGTTGTTGTCTAAAGCTAACCACagcagaaaaattaaaatatatttctctattaCCTGCTAACGGATAATAGAATTCCCAGAAAGAATAGTACTCCTTGGGTGTCTATCCTTGAGAGAGCCTGGGGTACTTTTAGCTTCTGCCTTTCAGATTCACCGTAATGGATAGCATCTGTGAGGATCCAAAGCACACCGAGTCCAAGCAGCATCCCCATGTATGGAGGCAAACCTGTAAGAGCCTTGAATACTGGGACAAAAATCAAAGCTCCTAAACCCACAGAGAAAACAAGCTGTCCTCGAGGAGCAATCTGTTCCGATGCCAAGACATTGGGAGAATTTTGTCCCTTCCCATTAACTTCACTgaacagaagaagaaaaattaacatCATCTGAATTGTAATATGTTGAGCTAAATCTCACAATTCAAATCAGCCTGTGGCTGACTTTTGCAGTGGAAGAAGAGTACCTTGTCAGGGACATTAGAGCCAGTGGAACAGCTAGAGAAACGGCTGAAGGTACAAACAAATCCTATAAGTAAAGAAAATGCAATTATGGATACTTGTTCATTCTGCATTGCACTGAGTTGAATCCAAGTGTTCTTCAATCTTCATGCATCAAAGATCAGTTTAACAGAGAGACTTTCACAAAGGAGAAATCTTAATTTAGGGCgattcaaacaaacaaatcacaCAGGAACAAATTTCCAACCAACAGATAACCTTCACTGTTTGAACTGTAGATATTTGCCCATGTATCCACAGCATAGTAGTTGTAACATCACCAATAGGAGTCCATGCACCCCCCGCATTTGCTGCTATTACAACAACAGCTCCAAGAATCCTGTCAACAGAATCCAAATCAACCACCTGAGGATTTGATAAGGTGTATCCAAACCTCAAAATAGTTGGAGAATACTAGAAAATGAAAACTTAGAAGATTCATCCACTCCTCTGATTTTCTGAATTCTTATgccctcaaaaaaaaattctgaaattcactaatgcagattaaaaatttatatgataAGGCGAACACCATTTCATATTTATGAATCATAAGCACTAGCAGGAACTGATAgagtaaaaagattaaaaattcatttctgGAGGAAAATTTGTCAAGATCTCCCAAATGataattaagaatttttaaGACAATGAAAAAAGCCAGAGTGTTGCAGTATAAAATTGCTCATTTGATCCAGGAAGGAGCAGAGCTATCAAGCTTTAGAAGTCGAATACTTGAAACCTTAAATATGGTCATATTTAATACTTCATCAAATGGGTTAAACATTACATTGGAAGTTAACAACATAACAGACACATACTTTCGGTACTCTGATGGAGGCACCAATTTCCGCAACAGAGAAACCATAACTATGGTGGATGTCAGGTTGTCTAGAACTGAACTGAGAAAAAATGTAACAATTCCAATCTGCAAATTTAACGTTAATTTGTCAACTCCCATtattgagagaaaataattagAGATGCGAAGTGCAGAAGATTTGAATTTAGGTTTGGGGGTGGCGATGGAAATTGGTGCATGTCTGGTTCAtcttattttaaagaataattgcttttttttatcaactttctgagagagttttaaaaaaactattattttccaAAAACAATCAAGAAGCAAACATGCACCAAGTCTTGTCGGCCCTTCTGTTTGTGATGTCTTTTAAAATACCAACATTTTAAAtatcaaaaattgaaaatttgttgTTATTGTGCAGCTTAACTGGTACAACCTCATTTTGTGAGTAGGAGCTCTTGAATCTGAGCCCTTCTGCTGTGTGCATCATCCAAATTTAACAGTAACATTCAACAactaatttaattcaaatttccaaGAACTCTCAATTTGCAAAGAATCTGCTAGGAAGCATTTCTAGTAGGATTGACAATGCAGACACAAAGCAGTGAAAGCACTTACCACCCAGAGGAGAAGGCGTGGGTTTCGGGTTGTTATATTGTCAGTAACCAGCTTAAATCCTTGATGAGCATCAACGATCTCAACAATGGTCATTGCACCAAGCAAGAAAAACACTATTTCACTGACTTCTGCAGATGCATGTGTAAGCTCTGAAACAGCTATATCAGTTGATGGAGCCTATAGATAAAGAAAGGGAGACAAGCAACctcaaaatgtaaaaatataaataaactgACCAGTGTCTGTAACTAACATATCAGTAGGCAAACCATCATTTATTAAGTGGTTGTATTCGGGGATGCTGACACTAAGGAAACAGAAACTATAGGGTCAGGAGCAACCTATTTTCCATTATATCAGTGGAAATTACACttttctacatcatattctGTGTATCTGTGGCTACCAgttgttggaaaaaaaattaatccccAAATGAAAAACACAATCTTCAAGGTAAACTGTTGTAGTTTTTGAGCCAAATCAACTTACATTTCTTAGGTCCAGAAATCCCTctaagttttataattttttcagaGACTTGTGTAAGGTTCAACAAAAGAAAGTTGATTTATTCCAAATGCAGATAGTAGCATATATAAGACCACAAGTTCTTTTGCAGATTTGAAATCAAACCCAATGTTGAAAATATAAAGATCCTTTGGTTCACACTTGAAATTGTGCTGCAATTTTAAAGGCTGGATGTGGAAGGGCCATATGTTTGAACATAATGGTACCGGTACCAGATACATAAAAATTGTCCTTATTAGTTCCTCCTTATCTTTTGCAAAGATGACCAAGTAAACAAacactaagaaaaaaaaagtgcataTATGAGTATATGGTACCAGATACTTAAGCATCTCTTTTCCATTTGAAATTTACAAATATGCATATATGGGAGTAGATGCATTAAGTGCATTCATAGTATGCTGTGTCCTGCACATTATCAGACAAACAGCAACTGCAACCTAAATCTCAAAAGCATAACAATGGACACATTAAATTCTGATTAATCTCAAAAGTTAAAACACAAAAAGATAGACATTTACCCCAATACTCCGTATCACCCATAAGCTTACAGCCATCAACAGTCCCACTCCACTTTTATTGAAGGCTAGAGATTCTTCAAATATGATGCCTGCATATCCTATTACAAATAGCAATGCCATAGCAAGATCCTACAGTCCAATGTCATGGAAAACAAATAACTATTAGAATATGCATATTTAGAGATATTTTCCCTAACACACGTACTTCACTGTGAAATGTGCAGCATTGAAATCAGGATAGAGGACATTGAAGTACCTGATTAGTGGCTACCCAAGAATGATTAATTGCCACTGCCCCAGTTGCAGCTGTTGCTAATATTGCAACAGCTTTGAGGAAATCAGTCTTGGGCTGGTAGCTGTCTTCAAACTCTTGTGAGCTTGTTTCATCGAGTGAACATAGGGGATCACAACTCCCAGATTCTGGTGTTAAGTTCTGATACCATTTTCGAAGTGAAGAGCAGTGTGAGCATTAACATATCAGAAGCAGCTTCTATAACCTTGTAACATACTAATGTGCACTTTTCCATGATGCACAACTAACTGACTGAATCACCACAATCAACCCtttgattttacatttttatgttcttaCTAAAGCCGATTCGACCACtatttttgaattcaaatattcaatCAATTTTCCGCAAAATTTGGATCTTTCATGTATAAGTGAGGTACCCTTGACCCAGATTATGCATCTCAACATCAAATATCCAAATTCATATATAAGCAGACCAAAATGATTAAAAGGGTATTCTTAGAACTCAGTTAATGGGTCATACAGAAGAAGAACCTGAAACTGTTGCTGAGAACTTTGTTGAGGCTGAAAGGAAGAAGGTGTAGGGTCTCTGGCCTTATCTTCGGCACGTGCCAATACATTGTGACGGAGCAACGTGGGGATGGCACCTGCGAATCTGGTTCTGCAAGAAGAGGAGCCAAAGAAGGGTGAAGATTCAACGGTGCAAAGGCCAAGAAGTGGAAGTCTAGAATTATGCAAATGCTGGAACATGGGCAAGTGTGTCCCAATTGAAAACGTAGCCATTCGCACAACAACACAACTGAGTGTTCTACTTCTACTTGGCAGAATGAGATGACATCAACAGGATGGGTCAATTTAATTTCATAGTGGGAATAACATTGAGTCCAATTTGATTCTAGttctagttttaaaaattaataagggCAATacgaataattttttctttactcCAAGAACTATGTTTTTGTCATGTTCTGTGTGCCTTTGACCATTGTTAGGTGACAATTGTAAgtttgtttaaataaaaataaaaagaaagtgttttttaaaattgaaatcttatttttttatttaacctgAAATAGTTTAGACAAACAtactcttattttattaaaaaagttatttattttaataaataaatttaaacaaattggctcattagtttatatttttttaagaaaaaaagtgaatttattaacttataatgaatttaaatataaataatttctaaatttaaaagtaaaaggtTTAAAAGGCAAAGTATAAAATTGGTAAAAGTTATACTATGTATCCAtgttttataaattagaatGCATAAACTTTAGagcaaaattttaaacaaagtaaaaaattaaagttttaaatgtttatattttaatgtactttttgacaataatgaaatttcttttaggattaaattataatttaatccctaaaaaaatcatcttttttCGATCTCTtgttattgaaaatattttgctGTGATAGTTATCCTCTAAAAAAACTGactctttttaatttctcatctaGAAATAAGAATTATACACACATaatatatttacttaaataaaaaaatgaaatgtgaCAGTTTTTTCAGGAATTAAATGTGAAAAtgatcttatttatatttttatcatcaaattacttttaaatattttgaaatgtataaaaaaaatcatcttctttatatttatattataagtttGGGTAAGTGTGATAAATTTAAGGATTTTATTCAATTCTTAtagttgaaaaaacaaaaagaaaatcattacaGAGGCCACGTGGGACTTAAGGAATGGTTATGGTGGAACAAGTTTGAGCCACTGACCCCGCTTGAACAAAAGCAAGAGATAAACATTAAACACTGCAAAATTCGTAGGAACCGCACAATTGAGCTAGTTGCAAGTCACCACCATGGCACTTGTTCAACCCTCTGCTTCTCTTTCAATCTCTTTTC encodes the following:
- the LOC114372629 gene encoding sodium/proton antiporter 2-like, with translation MATFSIGTHLPMFQHLHNSRLPLLGLCTVESSPFFGSSSCRTRFAGAIPTLLRHNVLARAEDKARDPTPSSFQPQQSSQQQFQNLTPESGSCDPLCSLDETSSQEFEDSYQPKTDFLKAVAILATAATGAVAINHSWVATNQDLAMALLFVIGYAGIIFEESLAFNKSGVGLLMAVSLWVIRSIGAPSTDIAVSELTHASAEVSEIVFFLLGAMTIVEIVDAHQGFKLVTDNITTRNPRLLLWVIGIVTFFLSSVLDNLTSTIVMVSLLRKLVPPSEYRKILGAVVVIAANAGGAWTPIGDVTTTMLWIHGQISTVQTVKDLFVPSAVSLAVPLALMSLTSEVNGKGQNSPNVLASEQIAPRGQLVFSVGLGALIFVPVFKALTGLPPYMGMLLGLGVLWILTDAIHYGESERQKLKVPQALSRIDTQGVLFFLGILLSVSSLEAAGILREIANYLDAHVPSSELIASTIGLISAVIDNVPLVAATMGMYDVTSFPQDSEFWQLIAFCAGTGGSMLIIGSAAGVAFMGMEKVDFFWYLRKISGFAFAGYAAGIVAYLALHKLNISLPTLAEVPFLSGS